CTGATCGTGCTGCACAACATCAGCCTGCCGCCCGCGCGCTTCGGTACCGACGACGTGCTGGCGTTCTTCACCAACACGCTCGACTGCGGCGCCCATCCGTATTTCGAGCAACTGCGTGACGTGCGGGTTTCGGCGCACTTCTTTATCCGCCGCACCGGCGAATGCGTGCAGTTTGCTTCCTGCGATGCGCGCGCCTGGCATGCCGGCGTGTCGGACTTCTTCGGCCGCACGCGCTGCAATGATTTCTCCATCGGCATCGAGATCGAGGGGACGGACGATCAGCCCTTTACGCCCGCGCAGTACAGGGCGACGGCCGCCCTGGTGCGGGCAATCTGCGCGGCGTACCCGATCCGGGCAATCGCCGGGCATTCCGATATCGCTCCCGGACGCAAGACGGACCCGGGGCCGTATTTCGACTGGGTGCATCTGCGCTGCCTCGCGGCATTGGGGACGGAGCTGTTCCCATATCAAGCCGGCGTTGCCCCGAACTGATGCGCACCCGCGATCGCTTCGCGCTTGCGCATGTGATTTCTATCGAACTTGCTTGATCAATAGAAACATTTATTCTCGAGACAAGCGTAGCGCCGACCCGTTGCGCCGTCTGGGACGGCGGGTTTGCGGCGCCGCATCGGGGTTGGAAGATTGCTTGTCATCGTATCTGTCAAGTCTGGTCAATTTCGTTCGTTTCACTATACTTAGTGCAAATTCCGGGGCGGCGCACTAGATATAGTGTGTTGTGCTCCGGAATTCTGATTTCAGCGTCACGCGGGGGCGAGCGCTCGGCAGGTCAAGCCGGCGTTGGGGCGGAAGAAGGCAAGGGTCTTTTCCGTCTCAAATTCCTGCACGGCGCGTGAGCCTGCCGCCCTTCGGGCGGGCTCTCATCCCGAACGGCTAACAGGAGTCCCCATGCAGACGGCCCAAACAGAAATCCACTCCGGCACCGCCAATCCCACCGCGTTTTCGCAACCCACCGGGGGCACGGCCGTGGCCTCCGGCGACGGCTACGCCGACTACAAGATCATCCGCCGCAATGGCGCCGTGGTCGGCTTCGAGCCCTCCAAGATCGCCGTGGCGATGACCAAGGCCTTCCTCGCCGTCAACGGCGGGCAGGGCGCCGCTTCCGCGCGCGTGCGTGAACTGGTCGAGGGCCTGACCCAGAACGTGGTGCGCGCGCTGCTGCGCAGCCGTCCGAACGGCGGCACGTTCCACATCGAAGACGTGCAGGACCAGGTCGAACTGGCCCTGATGCGCTCGGGCGAACACGACGTCGCCCGCGCCTACGTGCTGTACCGCGAGCGCCGCTCGCAGGAACGCGCACAGGCGGGCGAGACGCAGCAGCCGCCGGCCTTCATCGGCCTGAACGTGACGGACGGCGGCATCACCCGCCCGCTCGACATGGCGGCGCTGCGCAACCTGATCGTGTCGGCCTGCACCGGCCTGGGCGACACGGTGGATCCGGAGCCGATCCTCAAGGAAACCGTCAAGAACCTGTACGAAGGCGTGCCGATGAGCCAGGTGTACGACTCGGCCATCCTGGCCGCGCGGACCCTGATCGAGAAGGACCCGGCTTACAGCCAGGCCACCGCGCGCATCCTGCTGCACACGATCCGCCGCGAAATCCTGGGCGAGGAAGTCACCCAGGCCGAGATGGCCGCGCGCTACGTCGACTACTTCCCGCAGTTCATCAAGCGCGGCATCAACGCCGGGCTGCTGGACGACACGCTGGCCCAGTTCGACCTGGCCAAGCTGGGCGCGGCGCTCGACGCCTCGCGCGACCTGCAGTTCAACTATCTCGGCCTGCAGACGCTGTACGACCGCTACTTCCTGCACATCAGCGACAAGCGCATCGAGATGCCGCAGGCATTCTTCATGCGCGTGGCGATGGGCCTGTCGCTCAACGAGATCGACCGCGAAGCCCGCGCCATCGAGTTCTACCAGTTGCTGTCGTCGTTCGACTTCATGTCGTCCACGCCGACGCTGTTCAACTCGGGCACGTGCCGCTCGCAACTGTCGTCGTGCTACCTGACCACGGTGT
The sequence above is drawn from the Ralstonia solanacearum K60 genome and encodes:
- the ampD gene encoding 1,6-anhydro-N-acetylmuramyl-L-alanine amidase AmpD; this translates as MPEAAGPVRVGADGWVEGVHLHPSPNIDARPEGMPIDLIVLHNISLPPARFGTDDVLAFFTNTLDCGAHPYFEQLRDVRVSAHFFIRRTGECVQFASCDARAWHAGVSDFFGRTRCNDFSIGIEIEGTDDQPFTPAQYRATAALVRAICAAYPIRAIAGHSDIAPGRKTDPGPYFDWVHLRCLAALGTELFPYQAGVAPN